A genomic region of Branchiostoma lanceolatum isolate klBraLanc5 chromosome 4, klBraLanc5.hap2, whole genome shotgun sequence contains the following coding sequences:
- the LOC136434088 gene encoding uncharacterized protein isoform X3 codes for MYTTFSRTRMSGSEEDRLATPADCCTQPSSSSSSPEDHVTMTTSPPTPGTPTQATSSPILIPVERLRSSRGGSDSGVSVGSFSPRHCHICNSPRAYSPTVFPGPRAYSPTVPYSPTMFVFPPSPSTARCRGYSPSRTQGTQTPSPLCQVALQITEEGATGGGEVCRRPRNMRRVQSSVVFRTRYHSESDSPGPTSPASAGDDQMASDPLPDLLQFRARSRSEPVRVSPEELVARELRRISDEFDSLMFGPAQRRSNGSDRPASFGGRDLQEREQGQDWWSYVMAVFRSKSADNVVPPRHKRGDDADRGDDDDGSTTA; via the exons ATGTATACAACTTTCTCTC GTACCAGGATGAGTGGCAGTGAGGAGGACAGACTCGCCACACCCGCCGACTGCTGCACAcaaccttcatcttcatcatcatcaccagaGGACCACGTAACCATGACGACGAGCCCGCCCACCCCCGGGACGCCGACCCAGGCGACCTCGTCCCCCATCCTGATCCCGGTGGAGCGGCTCCGGTCCAGCCGCGGGGGGTCCGACTCGGGCGTGTCCGTCGGGAGCTTCAGCCCGAGGCACTGCCACATCTGCAACTCGCCGCGGGCCTACAGCCCCACCGTGTTCCCGGGGCCGCGGGCATACAGCCCGACCGTGCCGTACAGCCCCACCATGTTCGTCTTCCCGCCCTCCCCGTCCACGGCGCGGTGCCGCGGGTACAGCCCGTCCCGCACCCAGGGCACGCAGACCCCCAGCCCGCTGTGCCAGGTCGCGCTGCAGATCACCGAGGAGGGCGCCACAGGAGGGGGCGAAGTTTGCCGCCGCCCCAGGAACATGAGGCGTGTGCAGA GTTCCGTTGTGTTCCGGACGCGGTACCACTCCGAGTCGGACAGCCCCGGCCCCACGAGCCCGGCGAGCGCGGGAGACGACCAGATGGCGTCCGACCCTCTGCCTGACCTGCTGCAGTTCCGCGCCCGTTCCCGCTCCGAGCCCGTCCGCGTGAGCCCCGAGGAGCTGGTGGCCCGCGAGCTGCGCCGCATCAGCGACGAGTTCGACTCCCTCATGTTCGGCCCCGCACAG CGGCGCTCAAACGGCAGCGACCGTCCTGCGTCCTTCGGGGGTCGCGACCTCCAGGAGCGTGAGCAGGGCCAGGATTGGTGGAGCTACGTGATGGCCGTGTTCCGCTCCAAGTCCGCCGACAACGTCGTGCCGCCGCGACACAAGCGGGGAGACGACGCCGACCGCGGGGACGACGACGACGGCAGCACTACCGCGTAG
- the LOC136434088 gene encoding uncharacterized protein isoform X1: MFFETWYKPGHVMIATKGTRMSGSEEDRLATPADCCTQPSSSSSSPEDHVTMTTSPPTPGTPTQATSSPILIPVERLRSSRGGSDSGVSVGSFSPRHCHICNSPRAYSPTVFPGPRAYSPTVPYSPTMFVFPPSPSTARCRGYSPSRTQGTQTPSPLCQVALQITEEGATGGGEVCRRPRNMRRVQSSVVFRTRYHSESDSPGPTSPASAGDDQMASDPLPDLLQFRARSRSEPVRVSPEELVARELRRISDEFDSLMFGPAQRRSNGSDRPASFGGRDLQEREQGQDWWSYVMAVFRSKSADNVVPPRHKRGDDADRGDDDDGSTTA; this comes from the exons GTACCAGGATGAGTGGCAGTGAGGAGGACAGACTCGCCACACCCGCCGACTGCTGCACAcaaccttcatcttcatcatcatcaccagaGGACCACGTAACCATGACGACGAGCCCGCCCACCCCCGGGACGCCGACCCAGGCGACCTCGTCCCCCATCCTGATCCCGGTGGAGCGGCTCCGGTCCAGCCGCGGGGGGTCCGACTCGGGCGTGTCCGTCGGGAGCTTCAGCCCGAGGCACTGCCACATCTGCAACTCGCCGCGGGCCTACAGCCCCACCGTGTTCCCGGGGCCGCGGGCATACAGCCCGACCGTGCCGTACAGCCCCACCATGTTCGTCTTCCCGCCCTCCCCGTCCACGGCGCGGTGCCGCGGGTACAGCCCGTCCCGCACCCAGGGCACGCAGACCCCCAGCCCGCTGTGCCAGGTCGCGCTGCAGATCACCGAGGAGGGCGCCACAGGAGGGGGCGAAGTTTGCCGCCGCCCCAGGAACATGAGGCGTGTGCAGA GTTCCGTTGTGTTCCGGACGCGGTACCACTCCGAGTCGGACAGCCCCGGCCCCACGAGCCCGGCGAGCGCGGGAGACGACCAGATGGCGTCCGACCCTCTGCCTGACCTGCTGCAGTTCCGCGCCCGTTCCCGCTCCGAGCCCGTCCGCGTGAGCCCCGAGGAGCTGGTGGCCCGCGAGCTGCGCCGCATCAGCGACGAGTTCGACTCCCTCATGTTCGGCCCCGCACAG CGGCGCTCAAACGGCAGCGACCGTCCTGCGTCCTTCGGGGGTCGCGACCTCCAGGAGCGTGAGCAGGGCCAGGATTGGTGGAGCTACGTGATGGCCGTGTTCCGCTCCAAGTCCGCCGACAACGTCGTGCCGCCGCGACACAAGCGGGGAGACGACGCCGACCGCGGGGACGACGACGACGGCAGCACTACCGCGTAG
- the LOC136434088 gene encoding uncharacterized protein isoform X2, with translation MMGERVRFGGTRMSGSEEDRLATPADCCTQPSSSSSSPEDHVTMTTSPPTPGTPTQATSSPILIPVERLRSSRGGSDSGVSVGSFSPRHCHICNSPRAYSPTVFPGPRAYSPTVPYSPTMFVFPPSPSTARCRGYSPSRTQGTQTPSPLCQVALQITEEGATGGGEVCRRPRNMRRVQSSVVFRTRYHSESDSPGPTSPASAGDDQMASDPLPDLLQFRARSRSEPVRVSPEELVARELRRISDEFDSLMFGPAQRRSNGSDRPASFGGRDLQEREQGQDWWSYVMAVFRSKSADNVVPPRHKRGDDADRGDDDDGSTTA, from the exons GTACCAGGATGAGTGGCAGTGAGGAGGACAGACTCGCCACACCCGCCGACTGCTGCACAcaaccttcatcttcatcatcatcaccagaGGACCACGTAACCATGACGACGAGCCCGCCCACCCCCGGGACGCCGACCCAGGCGACCTCGTCCCCCATCCTGATCCCGGTGGAGCGGCTCCGGTCCAGCCGCGGGGGGTCCGACTCGGGCGTGTCCGTCGGGAGCTTCAGCCCGAGGCACTGCCACATCTGCAACTCGCCGCGGGCCTACAGCCCCACCGTGTTCCCGGGGCCGCGGGCATACAGCCCGACCGTGCCGTACAGCCCCACCATGTTCGTCTTCCCGCCCTCCCCGTCCACGGCGCGGTGCCGCGGGTACAGCCCGTCCCGCACCCAGGGCACGCAGACCCCCAGCCCGCTGTGCCAGGTCGCGCTGCAGATCACCGAGGAGGGCGCCACAGGAGGGGGCGAAGTTTGCCGCCGCCCCAGGAACATGAGGCGTGTGCAGA GTTCCGTTGTGTTCCGGACGCGGTACCACTCCGAGTCGGACAGCCCCGGCCCCACGAGCCCGGCGAGCGCGGGAGACGACCAGATGGCGTCCGACCCTCTGCCTGACCTGCTGCAGTTCCGCGCCCGTTCCCGCTCCGAGCCCGTCCGCGTGAGCCCCGAGGAGCTGGTGGCCCGCGAGCTGCGCCGCATCAGCGACGAGTTCGACTCCCTCATGTTCGGCCCCGCACAG CGGCGCTCAAACGGCAGCGACCGTCCTGCGTCCTTCGGGGGTCGCGACCTCCAGGAGCGTGAGCAGGGCCAGGATTGGTGGAGCTACGTGATGGCCGTGTTCCGCTCCAAGTCCGCCGACAACGTCGTGCCGCCGCGACACAAGCGGGGAGACGACGCCGACCGCGGGGACGACGACGACGGCAGCACTACCGCGTAG
- the LOC136434088 gene encoding uncharacterized protein isoform X4 has product MSGSEEDRLATPADCCTQPSSSSSSPEDHVTMTTSPPTPGTPTQATSSPILIPVERLRSSRGGSDSGVSVGSFSPRHCHICNSPRAYSPTVFPGPRAYSPTVPYSPTMFVFPPSPSTARCRGYSPSRTQGTQTPSPLCQVALQITEEGATGGGEVCRRPRNMRRVQSSVVFRTRYHSESDSPGPTSPASAGDDQMASDPLPDLLQFRARSRSEPVRVSPEELVARELRRISDEFDSLMFGPAQRRSNGSDRPASFGGRDLQEREQGQDWWSYVMAVFRSKSADNVVPPRHKRGDDADRGDDDDGSTTA; this is encoded by the exons ATGAGTGGCAGTGAGGAGGACAGACTCGCCACACCCGCCGACTGCTGCACAcaaccttcatcttcatcatcatcaccagaGGACCACGTAACCATGACGACGAGCCCGCCCACCCCCGGGACGCCGACCCAGGCGACCTCGTCCCCCATCCTGATCCCGGTGGAGCGGCTCCGGTCCAGCCGCGGGGGGTCCGACTCGGGCGTGTCCGTCGGGAGCTTCAGCCCGAGGCACTGCCACATCTGCAACTCGCCGCGGGCCTACAGCCCCACCGTGTTCCCGGGGCCGCGGGCATACAGCCCGACCGTGCCGTACAGCCCCACCATGTTCGTCTTCCCGCCCTCCCCGTCCACGGCGCGGTGCCGCGGGTACAGCCCGTCCCGCACCCAGGGCACGCAGACCCCCAGCCCGCTGTGCCAGGTCGCGCTGCAGATCACCGAGGAGGGCGCCACAGGAGGGGGCGAAGTTTGCCGCCGCCCCAGGAACATGAGGCGTGTGCAGA GTTCCGTTGTGTTCCGGACGCGGTACCACTCCGAGTCGGACAGCCCCGGCCCCACGAGCCCGGCGAGCGCGGGAGACGACCAGATGGCGTCCGACCCTCTGCCTGACCTGCTGCAGTTCCGCGCCCGTTCCCGCTCCGAGCCCGTCCGCGTGAGCCCCGAGGAGCTGGTGGCCCGCGAGCTGCGCCGCATCAGCGACGAGTTCGACTCCCTCATGTTCGGCCCCGCACAG CGGCGCTCAAACGGCAGCGACCGTCCTGCGTCCTTCGGGGGTCGCGACCTCCAGGAGCGTGAGCAGGGCCAGGATTGGTGGAGCTACGTGATGGCCGTGTTCCGCTCCAAGTCCGCCGACAACGTCGTGCCGCCGCGACACAAGCGGGGAGACGACGCCGACCGCGGGGACGACGACGACGGCAGCACTACCGCGTAG